In Gimesia panareensis, the genomic window GGACACTCACATGCGGGTTCATCGACATCTGATGCCGCAAACAAGATTTGACCTTCACCCGCAATGCTTTCTAACGGTGATATGACGTCGCGAAGAACTGCACCAGCGTCAATAACTCGTGCAGGTGCACCACCTGCAAAACAACAATCTAATAAGCAAAGGATGGCTTTCGCGTTGGATGTCTTGAATGCGTCGGCAAGTTCTGCCATAGAAATCGTCGTATTTGGCAGATCATTGATATCGGTGTCGTGGCAGACAATCCGATGATCGCGCGTTCCATGACATGAGAATGACACGATTACAGTATCGTCTGCGGTCGCTTCAGCAATTGTTTTCTGAAGAACACCACGAACGTTTTCGATACTCGCATCAGCATCAATTAGCAATGATGCATCAACGTCCGGAATTGTGTCTGAAAACAGTGACCAAAGAGCAACTGCATCTCTCTTGGCCCCAGCAAGATCTCTAATTTGAGGGTCGTTGTGCCGGTCAACACCAATGAACGCACATAATTGAGCCATCGTGATTCCTCTCCGTGGGGGAGCCTTGGCCAAGTAGCGTCCAATCTGCTCCGAAAATAGTTGTATTCAGGAATGCTAACGCGTGGCCGTCTGGAGTCCAGTATTATTGTCCAAAATACCATTGATAATCTAAAACGACCATCTGATGTTTGACTTCGCCGCCTTGTATGGCTCACGATTCGTCTGAACAACTCACTTCGGTCTGACACACCGAAATCGCGAAAGCTGCCACCTAAAGTACGTCGGTTTCATCGTCCGACGCACTTTGAGTGCCATCCACAAATCCCAAAACATTCATTTTCGAGGAATTTATTCCGATTCGTATTTTCATACTAAACTGTGTAAAACGTGTCCTACCAACTTATCTTGGAAATCAAAGTACACTTAACTCGTCTAGAAAGCTTTTTTTACAGCTTAGATCAAGAATGTGAAAATATTCTCAAATTGAATTGAGTAAGCTCCTCAACTTTTTCAGTTCTTCAGCAGAAAATTGAGATATGCCATCCTCAGAATC contains:
- a CDS encoding caspase family protein — encoded protein: MAQLCAFIGVDRHNDPQIRDLAGAKRDAVALWSLFSDTIPDVDASLLIDADASIENVRGVLQKTIAEATADDTVIVSFSCHGTRDHRIVCHDTDINDLPNTTISMAELADAFKTSNAKAILCLLDCCFAGGAPARVIDAGAVLRDVISPLESIAGEGQILFAASDVDEPACECPVKRHGLLSFAFMNHLKSAEDGAEFGEIVDEVMKEVRASAAKLGYQQTPVFFGSVAGGFRLPKLVPGKKYFSEFPDASKAIATKAVEGLHQL